The DNA segment CAGTAACAGTGGCTGATGATTTGATTTCCACTGGATGCTTCCCTCCCCTTCAAGGGGAGGGTCAGGGTGGGGATGGGGTAGCATGAAGACATGAAAGGCCAGGCTCACCGTTCCATTGACGACAGAGAGTTTCGGCGCGACCTGAGAAAGAATGCAACCGACGCCGAAAGACGTCTGTGGCAACGCTTGCGGGGCGGCCAACTCGCTGGCGTCAAGTTCCGCCGGCAACATCCATTCGATGGCTATGTGCTCGATTTTGTGAGTCTTGAAAAGCGCCTGATCGTTGAGCTCGATGGTGGCCAGCACCTGGATAGTGCGCGGGATCGCGTTCGGGATTGTCGGCTGATGTCAGCGGGATTTCGTGTATTGCGCTTCTGGAACAACGATGTTCTGGAGCAAACCGATGCCGTCGTTGAAGCCATTTGGCGGAAATTGGGCGAATCGGACCCATCCCCACCCCTGCCCTCCCCTTGAAGGGGAGGGGGTTGGAGCGTCGACCACTTTCGTTTGGCAACCAGGACAGGCCGATAAATAGAGAGGATGCCCAATCCCGCGTAAAATGCGCGCCTCCTCCTTGCAACATTTTTCCCACCATGAGCGTCAGTTCCACTACCGATATCATTGCCGACATCCGCGCCGGGCGCATGGTCATCCTTGTCGATGACGAAGATCGCGAAAACGAAGGCGATCTGGTGCTGGCGGCCGAGCATGTCACGCCGGAAGCGATCAACTTCATGGCCAAATACGGCCGCGGTCTGATCTGTCTGACGCTGACGCAGGAACGCTGCCGCCAGTTGAACCTGCCGCCGATGGTGAGCGATAACCAGTCGCAGCATCGCACCGCCTTCACAGTCTCCATCGAGGCGGCGGAAGGCGTAACCACCGGCATCTCGGCCCACGACCGCTCGCGCACCGTCCGGGCTGCCGTGGCGCGCGACGCCAAGCCCAGCGATCTGGTGCAGCCAGGCCACATTTTCCCGCTCGAAGCGCAGAAAGGTGGCGTGCTGGTGCGCGCCGGTCACACTGAAGCCGGCTGCGATCTGGCCCAACTGGCACGCCTCACGCCGGCCGCCGTGATTTGCGAAATCCTCAAGGATGACGGCACCATGGCGCGCCTGCCCGACCTGCTCGAATTCGCGCGCGAGCACCAGCTCAAGGTCGGCACCATCCGCGACCTGATTCACTATCGCGCCAATTATGACAAGCTGGTCGAATGCGTCGCGGAAAAGGAAGTCAGCACCGCGCACGGCCAGTTTCATTTGCGCGCCTATGTGGACAAGACCAACGGCCAGGTGCATGTGGCGCTGTCGCAAGGTGCCATCAGCGCCGAGACTGAGACGCCGGTGCGCGTCCATGAGCAGATGTCGATTCTCGATTTTGTCGATTATCCGGGACGGCATCCCAGTTTCAGCATTGATCGCGCGCTCAAAACCATTGCCCGGCGCGGCCTCGGTGTACTGGTGCTGCTGCACAGCCCGCAAATGGGGCAGGATATGCTTGCCGCACTCGACGCTCCCGATGGCAAACGTCCAGCGCTCGCCTGGGATCCGCGTAATCACGGCATCGGCGCACAGATCCTGCGCGACCTTGGCGTCAGCAAGATGCTGCTCATGTCGTCGCAGCGCAGAATGCCGAGCATGAGCGGTTTCGGCCTGGAAGTCTGCGGCTACATTTCGCCCGACGAAGCAAAGGATTGATATGAAACGCCCATCAAACTCGCAGAGGGCCAGCAGGAGGACGGACATGGCACGCGACAGGCAAATTCCCGAAATCGAACCCAGTCTCGCCGCCACGGGCATGCGCATCGGCCTCGTCATGAGCCGTTTCAACGAAGACATCGGCGAGGGCCTGCTCTCGGGCTGTTGCGCCGAACTGCTGCGCCTTGGCGTCGCCACCGACAACATCCGGCTGGTCACTGTGCCCGGTGCGCTGGAGATTCCACTCGCCCTGCAAACCATGGCGCAGAGCGGCAAGTACGACGCACTGGTGGCGCTGGGCTGCGTGATCCGCGGTGAAACCTATCACTTCGAGATCGTCTCCAACGAGTCCGCACGCGGCATTACCGATGTGCAACTGGCGACCGGCGTGCCGATAGCCAATGCCGTGCTAACCACTGAGAACGACGACCAGGCCCTGGCGCGCATGGCGGAAAAAGGCGCCGAGGCGGCGCAAGCCGCAGTCGAAATGGCGAATCTCCAGAGGGAGATTCGCCGGTGACACAAATGACGGCACTCCCTCCCAACCTCCCTCGCCACGCGAGGGAGGTGACTAACGAATCGCTTCGCGAAAAAGGACGGTGACATGGCGGCCGTGAAATCGCCACGCCATCGGGCGCGCGAATTTGTCGTGCAAGGGCTTTATCAATGGCAGGTCGGCGGGCAGGACGTGGCGGCGATCCGGGTACAAGCTGAAAGCGTGGCCGGTTTCGACAAAGCCGACCTTGAGCTCTACCAGACCCTGCTCGACGATGTCATGACTAACGCAAATACCTTGCGCGATCTGTTGCAGCCGCATATATCGCGGCCGTGGGGCGAAATATCGCCGATCGAGCGCTGCATCCTGCTATTGGCCGCCTGCGAACTGAAAGAGCGGATCGAGACGCCGTATCGCGTGGTTATCAACGAAGCCATCGAACTAGCCAAGACCTTCGGCGGCACCGACGGACACAAGTTCGTGAACGGGGTGCTCGACAAACTGGCGCCGGCGTTGCGGTCCGCGGAAGCAGCGCCGCGCTAGACGCAAGGCAGTCTCATGCCCGCCGAGACACCTTCCGAGTTTGATTTGATAGAGCGCTACTTCAAGCGCACTGCGCCCAGTGCGCTGCTCGGCGTCGGCGACGACGCCGCCATCATCGAACCCGCAACCGGCATGCAGTTGCTGATGTCCACAGACATGCTGGTGGCCGGCACGCATTTCCTGCCCGATGCCGAGCCCGAAGCGTTGGGCTGGAAAACCCTGGCCGTGAATGTCTCCGACCTCGCCGCGATGGGCGCCACGCCGCGCTGGACGCTGCTGGCGCTGGCGCTGCCCAAGGTTGCCAATGAGGCCGACGAGGCATGGATCGCTGCCTTTGCGCGTGGCTTTTTCGCCTGCGCCGACGCCTTCGGCATCGAACTGATCGGCGGCGATACTACGCGCGGGCCGCTGAATTTCTGCGTCACCATCCTCGGCGAAGCGCCTGCCGGACAGGCGCTGTTGCGTTCCGGCGCCCGCGTAGGCGACGATGTCTGGGTCTCCGGCCAACCCGGCCGCGCGGCGCTCGGGCTGGCGCATTTGCAGGGGCGCTGCGTTCTCGACGATGCGGCCAGGAACGAATGTCTCGCCGCTCTGCATCGCCCCCAACCGCGGATAGCGCTTGGCCTCGCCTTGCGCAATGTCGCTTCGGCCGCAATCGACGTTTCGGATGGATTGCTGGCCGATCTCGGCCATATCCTCGACGCCTCGCATGTCTCGGCGGAAATTCAGTTGGATCGTCTGCCGACATTGCTCGCCGACGGTCGGGTACCCGAGGATCTGGTGCGCGATTGCATACTGGCCGGGGGCGATGACTATGAATTGGCATTTACTGCTGCGGCCGGGTTTCGGCCCCGCATCGAATCGCTTGCCAGCTCTCTCCAGTTAGCGCTTACTCGCATAGGATCGATTGCACAGAAGGGCACAGATAAACTTCGCCTGATCGACAGCCACGGACAAAAGGTGGCGGTCGGCCGCCTTGGCTATGACCATTTTCTTGGGCACAAATGAAAAAATCCATCCCGCCGCCGCTGAAATTCCTGTTTGCCCACCCCGCGCATTTCATCGCCTGCGGCTGCGGCAGCGGCCTGTCGCCGTTTGCCTCGGGCACTGCCGGCACTCTGTTCGCCTGGATCACCTTTCCGCTGTTCGTTTTGTTGTTGCCCAGCGCCGCGATCATTTTCGAGGCCCTCGCTGTGTTGTTCATCCTCGGCATCATCGTCTGCAATATCACCGGGCGTCACCTCGGCGTCGTCGATCACGGCGCCATTGTCTGGGACGAGATCGTGCCGTTCTGGACCGTGCTGATGTTTGTGCCCGCGGGGTTTTCATTGTCTGCCCTTGAATGGCAATTGCTGGCTTTTCTGACTTTTCGCTTTTTCGACATCATCAAGCCGTTTCCGGCCAACTGGTTCGACAAACAGGTCAAGAATGGCTTGGGCGTGATGATGGACGATGTTGTCGCCGCAGGTTATACGGTGCTGGTGCTGTTGCTGGCCCAACAACTGTGGGGTCGTATTTGATGCAACTTGATGCGTTGTCACGGCAAGTCGGTAAAACGCTGCAAAAGGCAAACCTTACGCTGGCGACAGCCGAGTCCTGCACCGGCGGCTGGGTCGCGGAAGTAGTGACGCGAACGGCCGGCAGTTCGGGCTGGTTCGAGTGCGGCTTCGTCACTTATTCGAATGCGGCGAAAACACGCTTGCTCAATGTCGCCGCGGCAACGCTGACAGCGCATGGCGCAGTGAGCGAAGCCACTGCCGCCGCAATGGTACTGGGCGTCTTGGCGCACAGCACCGCCGGCGTCGCGCTCAGCGTGACCGGCATTGCCGGGCCTGACGGCGGCAGCGTGGATAAGCCGGTCGGCACAGTCTGTTTCGGCTGGTGCCGCAGGAATGGAACACCGCAAACGGCTACCCGCCACTTTGCCGGCGATCGCACGAGTGTCCGTCGCCTGGCAGTGCTGTTTGCGCTCGAAGGCCTGCTGCGCCAGCTTGAACAGGTGTAACCCGGATTCGTCCGCTGGCTCATGTAGCGAGCCACTCCCTTATGTAACCTTGGCTAGGCAACATCTGTGCCATAATTTCACCAACCTTCAGGAAGGATTCCACATGGACGACAACAAGAGCAAGGCGCTGCAGGCGGCGCTGGCCCAGATCGAAAAGCAGTTCGGCAAGGGTTCGATCATGAAAATGGGCCAGGCACAGATCGATAACGACCTGCAAGTAGTGTCTACCGGCTCGCTCGGTCTTGATATTGCGCTCGGCGTCGGCGGTTTGCCGCGCGGTCGCGTGGTCGAAATCTATGGCCCGGAATCGTCGGGCAAAACCACGCTTTGCCTGCAAGTCGTGGCCGAGATACAAAAGGCGGGCGGCACCGCCGCTTATATCGACGCCGAAAACGCGCTCGATCCGGTGTACGCCGGCAAGCTTGGCGTCAACGTCGGCGATCTGCTGATATCGCAACCCGATACCGGCGAAGAGGGCTTGGAAATTACCGACATGCTGGTGCGCTCCGGCGGGGTTGACCTGATTGTGGTGGACTCGGTCGCGGCGCTTACTCCGAAGGCGGAAATTGAAGGCGAAATGGGTGGCCAGTTGCCCGGCTTGCAAGCGCGCCTGATGAGCCAGGCACTGCGCAAGCTGACCTCCAATATCAAGCGCACCAACACGCTGGTGATTTTCATTAACCAGATCCGCATGAAAATCGGCGTCATGTTCGGCAACCCGGAAACCACCACTGGCGGCAATGCGTTGAAGTTCTACGCTACGATCCGCCTCGATATCCGCCGTACCGGTTCGATCAAGAAGGGTGACGAAATCATCGGCAACGAAACCCGTGTCAAGGTGGTCAAGAACAAGGTGGCACCGCCGTTCCGCGAAGCGCACTTTGATATTCTCTATGGCGAGGGAATATCGCGCACGGGCGAGGTCGTCGAGCTTGGCGTCGAACACAAGTTCGTCGAGAAATCCGGCGCCTGGTATGCCTACAACGGCGAAAAAATCGGGCAGGGCAAGGACAACGCGCGCGAGTATCTCAACGATCATCCGGAAATCGCCGCCGAGATCGAGAACAGGATTCGCGCCGCTGTCGGCGTCACCGCCCTGGCAGCCGCGCCCGTTACTGAATGAAGGAACTGCGCCAGCAGGCGATCCGCCTGCTCGCCCGACGCGAACACACCCATGCAGAGTTGCGCAAAAAACTTGAAGGCGAAGGCACGACCGCCGAAATCGACGCCGTGCTCGCCGATCTCGCCGGTTGCGGCTTGCTCTCGGATGAGCGTGCAACGGCCAGCTATCTGCGTGGCCACGGCGCACGCTTTGGTGCTGCCCGGCTCAAACAGACGCTGCGCGCCAAAGGTGTTGACGCCGACACCATCGCCGCAGGTTTGGAAAACGCGGAACTTCCGGGCGAACTCGAACGCGCCCGCGCCATCTGGCAGCGCAAGTTCCGCACTGCGCCGCGGGATCCGCACGAATGGGCGCGCCAGGTGCGGTTTCTGCAATCGCGCGGATTTTCCGTCGATGTCATACGCCGCTTGTTGAAGGGGCAGGATCCAGAGTGACCATGGAAGAAGCAAGCACGACGGCAGAAAAACCGGCAGCACGCTTGAGTGCCCACAATCTGCACAAAAAATATAAATCGCATCCGGTGGTCAAGGACGTGTCCTTCGATGTCAACGGCGGCGAAGTGGTCGGTCTGCTCGGCCCCAACGGCGCCGGCAAGACCACCTGCTTCTACATGATCGTCGGCCTGGTGGCGTCGGATGGCGGCGCCATTCATATAGATGATGCGGTATTGACGCATATGCCGATCCACCAGCGTGCCCGGCTTGGCCTGTCCTACCTGCCGCAGGAAAACTCGGTGTTCCGCCGCCTCACGGTGAGCGACAACATCCGCGCCATCCTGGAGTTGCAGAACCTCGACGAGCAGGAAGTCGAAGGTCGGCTCGATGGATTGCTGCAGGAATTGCACATCAGCCACATCAAGGACAACCGGGCAGCCTCACTGTCGGGCGGCGAGCGGCGCCGTGTTGAAATCGCCCGCGCCCTGGCCACCGAACCACGCTTCATCCTGCTCGATGAACCCTTTGCCGGCGTGGACCCGATTGCCGTGCTCGATATCCAGAAAATCATCGGCTTCCTGCGCAACCGAGGCATCGGCGTACTGATCACGGACCATAACGTGCGCGAAACGCTGGGGATTTGCGATCGCGCCACGATCATCAATGCCGGTGAAGTGCTTGCTTCTGGTCATCCCGAAGAAATCGTCCATAATGAAAACGTAAGAAAGGTGTATCTGGGCGAGCATTTCCGCATGTAGTGCTCCCCCCGCCAGGTTATGAAACAGACGCTACAACTCAGACTTTCCCAACACCTGGCCCTGACGCCGCAGCTGCAGCAGTCGATTCGGTTGCTGCAGTTGTCTACTTTGGATCTCAATCAGGAAATCGAACAATTCCTGATAGCCAACCCGTTGCTTGAGCGTGACGAGCCCAATACCGACGGCGCCGCCTTCGTGCCGGCACAAGAGGCAATGCCCTCGCTGCAATCGAGCGAACAGCCTCCCGCCGAAAGTTCCAACAATGGCGCCGATGACGGCGAGGACACGCCTTGGAGCAATGAAAGCTTTTCCGGCGGCTCGCCGCGCGATGCCAACGACGAGGACAACGATTTCGCCGAGACGCAGACGGCAGTGTCCAGCCTGCGCGATCATCTTCTGGCGCAGTTGGGCATGACGCAACTGTCTGATCGTGACCGCGGTTTCGTGCACTTCATCGTCGAGGCACTCGATGAGGATGGCTATCTGGCGCAGCCGCTGGAAGATCTGGTGGCGGTATTGCCGGAGGGCTTTTGCGAGTCCGAGGAGGAAGCCCTCGAGGAATTGCGGATTGCCCTGCGTCATGTCCAGAGTCTTGATCCTTCTGGCGTCGGTGCGCGCAGCCCGCGCGAATGCCTGGAATTGCAATTGCATAACCTCGATACTGACGATGAAACCAGGCCGCTGCGCGAACTGTCGCTGGCCATTGTCAGTCATCATCTCGACCAACTGGCGGCGCGCGATTTCACCCGCATCCGCAAGGCGCTCGGCTGCGGCGATGAAGACCTGCGCGCGGCGCATGCGCTGATTCTTTCGCTCAATCCGCGGCCCGGCGCGCAATATTCGGCCTCCGAGGCGCGCTATGTGACTCCCGATGTCATGGTCAAGAAGCTGCGCGGCAAATGGACCGCCAGCCTCAATCGCGAGGCCATGCCGCGCCTGCGCATCAATCGCATGTATGCCAACATCCTGCAGCGCAATCGTGGCAGCGGGCTGGCGGGGCAATTGCAGGAAGCGAAGTGGCTGATCAAGAACGTGCAGCAGCGCTTCGACACCATCCTGCGCGTGGCGCAGGCCATCGTCGACCGCCAGCGCGCATTTTTCGATCACGGCGAAGTGGCAATGCGCCCGCTCACATTGCGTGAAATCGCCGATGCCCTCAGCTTGCACGAATCGACCATCTCGCGCGTGACGACGCAGAAATACCTGTCCAGCCCGCGCGGAACGTTTGAACTCAAATATTTTTTCGGCAGTCACGTTGCCACCGACAGTGGCGGCGCGGCTTCCAGCACCGCGATCCGGGCGCTGATCAAGCAGTTGGTGAGCGCCGAGGACGGCCACAAGCCGCTCTCGGATGCCCGCATCGCGGAAATCCTCGGCGAGCAGGGAATCGTGGTGGCGCGGCGCACCGTCGCCAAGTACCGCGAGTCCCTGAGTATCCCGCCGGTTAACCTGCGCAAGTCGCTTTAAGGGAGTCATCATGAACATCAATATCACCGGACATCACATCGAAGTCACGCCTGCCATCCGCGACTATGCCACCTCGAAGCTGGATCGCGTCATCCGCCACTTCGATCACGTCATCAGCGTCCACGTCATTCTCTCGGTAGAAAAACTCTTGCAGAAGGCCGAGGTGACGCTGCATGTGAAAGGCAAGGACATCCACGCCTACGACACCGGCGCCGATTTGTATGCGTCGATCGACGCGGTTGCCGACAAACTGGTCCGCCAGGTGGTCAAGCACAAGGAAAAGGTGACCGACCATCCGCACGACAAGCTCGCACCAGAAGCCGGGGAATAAGCCGAATTGTCCGGGGTATACTGCGCCGTTTCTCATGGCCAACGCCTGCCGATGAACCAGATCGCGAAAATCCTGCCTGTCTCAAACATCGTTATCGATCTTGACGTCAGCAGCAAGAAACGCGCGTTTGAGCAGGCCGGATTGCTGTTTGAAAATCAGAACGGCATCGCCCGGGCGACGGTGTTTGAGGCGCTGTTCGCGCGGGAAAAACTTGCTTCAACCGGCCTCGGTCAGGGCATCGCGATTCCGCATGGCCGCATCAAGGGCCTCAAGGAAGCAGTGGGCGCCCTGTTTCGCCTCAAGGCTGCAGTGCCTTTCGATGCTCCCGACGGACTGCCGGTCAACCTGTTGTTCGTCCTGCTGGTGCCGGAAGCCGCCACCGAAAAACACCTGCATTTGCTGTCTGAACTGGCGCAGATGCTCTCCAGCAAGACATTCCGTGATCAACTGGCCGCCGCTCATGACGCAGCGGCCATCAAGGAGCTGATCGACCAATGCGTCGCCAACTGACCATCGCCGAGCTGTTCGATGAACGCCGCGACAAGCTGGCACTGACCCATATCTGCGGCGATCTCAATCGCTCCATCACCCTCGGCCATGAAAGCAGTTCGCCGGCCGATATCGTCGGGCACCTCAACCTGATCCACCCCGACCGCTTGCAGGTGATTGGCGCTCCCGAGTGGGCATGGGCAGAGAAACACCCGACCGAGCGGCTGCGTCGCCCGATCGAGGGGATCATTGCCGCCAATTCACCCGGCATTATCGTCGCCGATGGCAGTCCCCTGCCCGAATCGCTGATCGCAACGTGCAAGGCCGGCAACATGCCATTGTTCTCAACGCCGGTGCAGTCCGCCGTTGTCATTGACTCCTTGCGCAGCTATCTTTCGCGCAAGTTTGCCGAGACCGTCACGCTGCATGGCGTGTTCATGGACGTGCTCGGTATCGGCGTGCTGGTCACCGGAGACTCCGGCGTCGGCAAGAGCGAGCTCGGCCTGGAACTGATTTCGCGCGGCCATGGCCTGGTCGCCGATGATGTCGTGGAAGTGTCGTGCATCAGCCCCGATGCGCTGGAGGGGCGCTGCCCCGAACTGTTGCGCAACTTCATCGAAGTGCGCGGGCTGGGTCTGCTCAACGTGCGCACCGTATTCGGCGAGACGGCCTGCCGGCGCAAAATGCGCCTGCGTCTGATCACCCATTTGCAACGTCCTCTGGCCGGAGTTCCCCAGTCGGCGCGGCTGCCGCTCGACGCGCAGGAAGAAATGATTCTTGGTGTGCCAATTCGCAAAGTGACGATTCCCGTCGCCGCCGGACGCAACCTGGCAGTATTGGTGGAGACGGCGGTGCGTTCGACCATCCTCAAATTGCGCGGCATCGACTGTATGCAGGAATTTCTTGACCGCCAGCAGGAGGCGCTGAATGCAGATCCCGGCGAACTATCCGGAACGTGACAGGAAGCGGTAGAATCGCTCCCGGCATATGCCAATTAATTCTGCAAAGGAGATGCACATGAGCAAACTGATCGGCACGCTGGCAGCGGCGGCATTTGTGTTTGGCCTGCAGGGGCAGGCATTGGCCGCAACCACCCAGCAGAACAAGATGAAAACCTGTAATGCCGAGGCCAAGGAGAAGGCGCTCAAGGGCGATGAGCGCAAGGCCTTCATGAAGGACTGTCTCTCGGCCAAGAAGGAAGGAGCCGCCGCAAAGACAGAAGAACCGGCTGCAAAGGCTGAAGATGCCAAAATAACGCAACAGGACAAGATGAAGAGTTGCAACGCCGAAGCCAAGACCAAGGCGCTCAAGGGCGACGAGCGCAAGGCCTTCATGAAAGAATGTCTCTCCGCCGACAAGAAGTAGTCTTTACCAACCGGTTGCGCTGCAAAGTGCAACCGGTTTGATTGAAAGGAGATGTCCATGACTATTCCCGCAACTGCCACTGCCTTTACCCTGGAAAGCCCAGACCTGCCCGCCGGCAAGCCCATTCCCGAGGACTTTGTCCTGAACGGTTTCGGCTGCACGGGCTGCAATGTTTCGCCGGCACTTGTCTGGAAGAATGCCCCGCCCGAAACGAAGAGCTTTGCCCTGACGGTATACGATCCCGATGCGCCGACCGGCAGCGGCTGGTGGCATTGGCTGGTGATCAATATCCCGGCTGATGCCAAAGAACTTGTGCGGGGGGCGGGCGATCCTTCTTCCGGCAAGGCACCTGCCGGATCGCTGCAAACGCGCACCGACTATGGCATGCCCGGCTGGGGCGGTCCCTGCCCGCCAGAGGGCGACAAACCGCATCGCTACATTTTCACTCTGCATGCATTGAAGACCGACAAGCTCGACCTGCCGCAGGATGCCCCCGGGGCGATGGTCGGCTACAACATCAATGGCAACACCATAGCCAAGGCCAGCTTCACCGCGCGCTACGGTCGCTAGCAGAACGACACGGCGATATCGAAACATACAACAAGCAGCCGTCATTCCGGACGCCGCGTCAGCGGTGAGCCGGAATCCAGCGACTTTCAAGACCCTGGATTCCCGCCTGCGCGGGAATGACAATAGTTTGGTGGCACATTGCTCCGCGCCACTTATTTTTTGACTATTCAACTTCCCCGACATGGATATCGTCAGCATTGTTCACGCATTGATTCTCGGCGTCGTCGAAGGCCTGACCGAGTTCCTGCCTGTCTCCAGTACCGGCCATCTTATCCTGGTCGGCGACCTGCTCCACTTCAATGATGACAAGGGCAAACTGTTCGAGGTCGTCATCCAGTCCGGCGCCATTTTTGCGCTGTGCTGGGAATACCGTGTGCGCATTGCCGCCGTGTTAAGCGGGCTGCCCAGCGACCGTGCGGCACAGCGCTTCACGCTGAACCTCGTCATCGCCTTCCTGCCGCTGGCGATTCTCGGCCTGTTGTTCCAGAAAACCATCAAGACACATCTGTTCCAGCCGCTGCCGGTGGCGCTGGCCTTCATCATCGGTGGTTTCGTCATCCTCTGGGCCGAGCGGCGCCAGCACAGGATTCGTGTCGACAGCGTGGATGAACTGGATGTCATCGACGCCTTCAAGCTTGGCTGCGCGCAGGCCTTCGCCCTGATCCCCGGCACCTCCCGCTCCGGCGCCACCATTATCGGCGGCTTGCTGTTCGGCCTGTCGCGCCGCGCCGCGACCGAGTTCTCCTTCTTTCTCGCGATCCCCACCCTGCTCGCCGCCACCGCCTACGAGCTGTACAAGGAACGCGCCCTGCTCTCCACCGACGATCTGGGCATGTGGGCTACCGGTTTTGTCGCCGCCTTCGTCTCGGCATTCTTTTGTGTGCGCTGGCTGCTGCGCTATATCAGCAGCCACGACTTCACGTTATTCGCCTGGTATCGCATCGCCTTCGGCATTGTCGTCATCGCCACCTGGAAACTCGACATGGTGAACTGGGCGGCGCCTTGATCTATTGCAAATTTCATAAATCAAGGTAAATATGGCAACCGTCATCCCACAGGGATTCCCTTCGGTCATCGCAAGAGCCACTCACCCGTGGCGATCCACCGCTGGATTGCCGCGCCCCTCCGAGGCTCGCAATGACAAACCGGGCAACAAGGACTAGATCAAGACAGTACAACAATTGCATAAATGCAATATGTATTTGCCAATTCAATCCAGATAAACCGATTTGGTGTAGATGCTAAAAATGAGTGTGTCCCTTATTATTGATGGGCTGCCACGTGCGTAGTGGCCAGCGACGAACCTGTCCATTCCCTTCTCGCCATAGTAGGCGTATCGCATTAACCTGATAGCACAACAGCATTGGAGTCATAAGGATGAACCGATATATTGGTGTGTTCTGGCTGCTTGTCGCACTTGGTAGCGGTGCGGTTGCTGCAAGTTCGGATGACCTGGAACAATCGTTTAACCCCTACCGATCGGGCTACCCAAAGTTCCCTGGCCTTGTCGCCGGTACCGTTATCCGCAAGAACAATGTCGAGCAGTTCAAGGAGGCAATTGACCCCGGTCTCTACTTGACCATCAAGAATGGTTGGCAGGAAGTGAAGGTGATGCCGACCACGGCCCTCCCGGTCGATCCAGCGAAGTTGGAAGCAACCCGTAAGAGCATGGGCAAGACCAGCTTGGGACCCAGAAGCGGGGACATCGAAGCTTATGGCGCAGGCCGGCCATTCATTGAGGAGCCAGATATCAAGGATCCCCGTGCCGGAGAAAAGTTAGCCTTGAATTTCAAGTACAGCGCAGGCGTTGGCGAAAACGCCACAATTTTTCCATTCTATTGGCGCTACCGCGACATGAGGACCGGGAACGTGGAGCGCACGGTCAACTTCAGCTTTCATTTTCTCAAATACAAGCACCGCACACGCGACCCGGCGCCAGAAATCACACCAAATCCCGCCAATTTGTTTTTGGGAATTTACGCCAGGGTGTTGGCGCCGCTGGATCTGAAAGATACGCAACTGCTGATTCATCGCTATGACGACGACCACAGGATAGACGACGCCTACATGTACTTCGGTTTTCAGCGGA comes from the Georgfuchsia toluolica genome and includes:
- a CDS encoding DUF1329 domain-containing protein yields the protein MNRYIGVFWLLVALGSGAVAASSDDLEQSFNPYRSGYPKFPGLVAGTVIRKNNVEQFKEAIDPGLYLTIKNGWQEVKVMPTTALPVDPAKLEATRKSMGKTSLGPRSGDIEAYGAGRPFIEEPDIKDPRAGEKLALNFKYSAGVGENATIFPFYWRYRDMRTGNVERTVNFSFHFLKYKHRTRDPAPEITPNPANLFLGIYARVLAPLDLKDTQLLIHRYDDDHRIDDAYMYFGFQRRVRRLATGQTTDAFLGSDVMIEDFEGYNAQISDMKWAYRGSQILLLPIFNHNELSLASDMPTEADGYRFVNFSGYGGCFPDVTWQLRKVFVLEAVPLAAGHPVSKRIFYLDAQSMQISRALIYDRRGELWKIGTLGKTHPDFHLPENKGTGTPIDDAFSAVDVQAMHCTTGQFKSRVDATVNRPSLFQVQNMRGD